A single window of Pseudoduganella plicata DNA harbors:
- the folD gene encoding bifunctional methylenetetrahydrofolate dehydrogenase/methenyltetrahydrofolate cyclohydrolase FolD, protein MPAQLIDGIALSQKLRAEIASRAAALTAQGRQPGLAVILVGEDPASQVYVRNKVKACGDVGIHSVLEKYDADLTEAALLERIAALNADPAIHGILVQMPLPKHINPHKVIEAISTSKDVDGYSVLSAGELMTGLDGFRPCTPYGCMKLIESTGFDLRGKHAVVIGRSNTVGKPMALLLLQANATVTICHSATPDLGVYTRQADVVVAAVGRRNTLTADMVKPGAIVIDVGMNRDDNGKLCGDVDFAAIREVAAHITPVPGGVGPMTITMLLMNTIESAEKV, encoded by the coding sequence ATGCCAGCACAACTGATCGACGGAATCGCCCTCTCCCAAAAACTGCGCGCCGAAATCGCTTCCCGCGCCGCCGCACTGACCGCCCAGGGCCGGCAGCCCGGCCTGGCCGTGATCCTGGTGGGCGAGGACCCGGCCAGCCAGGTCTATGTGCGCAACAAGGTCAAGGCCTGCGGCGACGTGGGGATCCATTCCGTGCTGGAGAAGTACGACGCCGACCTGACGGAAGCGGCCCTGCTGGAGCGCATCGCAGCGCTGAACGCCGACCCGGCCATCCACGGCATCCTCGTGCAGATGCCGCTGCCGAAGCACATCAACCCGCACAAGGTCATCGAGGCGATCAGCACGTCCAAGGACGTCGACGGCTACTCGGTGCTGTCGGCCGGCGAACTGATGACGGGCCTGGACGGCTTCCGTCCCTGCACGCCATACGGCTGCATGAAGCTGATCGAGTCGACGGGCTTCGACCTGCGCGGCAAGCATGCCGTCGTGATCGGCCGCAGCAACACCGTGGGCAAGCCAATGGCCCTGCTGCTCTTGCAAGCCAACGCCACCGTCACCATCTGCCATAGCGCGACGCCGGATCTGGGCGTCTACACGCGGCAGGCCGACGTCGTGGTGGCGGCGGTAGGCCGCCGTAACACGCTGACGGCCGACATGGTGAAGCCCGGTGCAATCGTGATCGATGTCGGCATGAATCGCGACGATAATGGCAAGCTGTGTGGCGACGTCGATTTTGCCGCGATCAGGGAAGTGGCCGCGCACATTACGCCCGTACCGGGCGGCGTGGGCCCGATGACGATCACGATGCTGTTAATGAATACCATCGAGTCGGCGGAGAAGGTGTAA